Part of the Ictalurus furcatus strain D&B chromosome 10, Billie_1.0, whole genome shotgun sequence genome, CGGGCCGGCAGTTCCTCTTTCTAACACGCATTTGCATGGCCCCTTCACACTGcagctccgtgtgtgtgtgtgtgtgtgtgtgtgtgtgagagagagagagagagagagagagaggcacttTCGCTTACTCCGCACGCAACAGCgcaatccatctctctctctctctctctctctctctctctctctctctcagcgcgcgcgcgcgcacgcacacacacacacacacacacacatcgctaATTACTCGGAAAAGAGGAAGAATATCATCACAGTGCGAGTAAATAACACCTACGATACATTTAATCGTTTATGccacagagctgttgaattcttgattctgattggccagaaggtgttgattaactttctataacagcagttctgataGTAGAAAAAAGCGCGCGTGCACGAACAACTCGCCCCCGAGATGCTGTGCTCGTACCACTGAGGTACTAAACcctaaggcaaaaaaaaacgtttttgaaTGACTTTTACCTGTACAATATTGTATTCCAGAAGTGAAAGGTACATTTCATGACTGTCGAGTTCTATTTTCAAAATGTGGTAATAGAACTTCTGTTTGTTgcggggttttgtttgtttgtttgtttgtttgtttgcacaaacacagttttcattttgaatATTGTAGACTTCTGGAAGAAATGTGTGCTCACTCACATATAACTGTGATTTTTCTAGGCTAAATATTTGACTGTTCTCAAAAGGCACAATACCTGGAtcaattttctcccttttcctgcttattaccattttttttatgaattgtTTTAGAAATACCGTTGTGTGATTTGACCACAAGAGAGTTCCACTTTAGTTCAGCTGTTTAGGGTAAACTAAATCTGATGGTTTTCTGTCCCAACAAGTACACTTTCAGTGcaatttactgaggaaaatgtcaAAAGAAATGGAAGATTTAACAAAATCATACACGTTTGAGCTTTTATCTTTGTCTTAACACCACCTCCATCATAGCAAATTTGTCCATAATAGCAGGGGGAGTGCATCCCAACACCTGAGAATGGTACTGTCAGATTCTgttcaataagaaaaaaagCTCATACATCTTTCAAATTCACACTGCTGACTTGTTTACTCACAACAGGTAAgtcctgtgttttatttcagcCTGCTATCCCTATATTTGCCCACCAAAGTGTGGGGAACGCATCCCAACAGCTGAGAATGGTACTGTCAGATACGCTTCCCCCTGCGTTCAATAGGAAAGAAAGCTCATGCATCTTTCAAATTCACACTGTTGACTTGTTTACTCACAACAGGTAAGTCCTGTGGGTGCATTCATTGGAGGTTCCATTTGCAGTGTCAtgtaaaattattcaacaatgCCTGTTTTACCCATTTACTCATGTAAGTGGCAGTATTTCAGTTTCCATTAAGATTTCTTCATGAATTACAAGCCATACTCCGTGTTGAGAGCATTTCATAGAACAATTTTTTTCAGACATATGTTTATAAATTTTGACATGCATTACTGTTACTTTACTTTATGATCTTTCAATAAATTTCCCTTCTGACTGAATTACAGTCAGATGCTGATGACTGGGAGCAGTAACAGGTTCTATAAGGTATTGAATGATTTTTGGTAAGTGCTTGTGAATTGAAGAGCTCAGATAAAGCTACTAAATGTGCATTTGTATCAAAATTATCACTCATCCATTCCTAAAGTCAGGAACTGACTCTTTTGTGTGAGATTTAAAATACCAGTTACAAATAACGAGTGTATGTACTTACTCTATGTACATTGTTATTGACACAACAGTTTATGTACTGGCAGCTTAATGCACCCATGGGTATTTTATAGCAAATGACTTGGGGATATCACTGTTGTACCCTAAAAAGGAATTAACATTGATGTTTACATTATGAAGCaattgttaaaatgtttttgcactACAGATATCCTGTGAGGTCTGTGGAAGGTGGTTCCATCATATTTGTGTAGGAACCCCAAAGACAGATGAGAAATCTTCTGTGTGGAGCATGCTGAATCTCAgtgtgaaaaaagaaagggacaaaaagaccaaaaacagacagaaaatttataaagtttttttaaactgttatttTTTTGAAGGTAATTGTCATGGGTGCGTACGGGAAACAATACTTTTTGATGTATTTGTTATCATATGAAGTGCTCAACAGTAATATCAGAAATtgaaatgtgactaaaacacAATTTGGCACACTTTAATGTGTCAAGAAAGAACTGGGCTATgatgattttttatatatatatatatatatatatatatatatatatatatctgtactACTACATTATGGttgtaaatgaatttttttttttactacaataCACAAAAATACAAGTCCAACTAGAACTACAGTTGGAggacacattaaaaaaacaaaacacataaatGGCTTGGCAATTGGACTTCTTTGAGAGAACAAATCATCACTGAAATCGATACAAACTTCTTCTGACTTTTATTCTACAATGAAaaatttctatcctgatgggagcaGTCTCTGCCAGGATGACCCTGCCCATGTCACTGAATGGGTTGACGAGGAAAACTGATATAAATCACATTcatcagatctcaatccaatagACAGCCACCATCATccccagtaaataaataaataaataataaaaaaaaaacaactgaggGAAAATTGCTTAGGAAGAACAGTTgtcactttatttacatataaaaacattaaattgtTGAATAAAGACATACTTGTCATTTTTAGACAAAAGTGTCAGTGATGTGAGTTCCAACATTTCCCTGTACACTCTGTAATAGTCGCTCCTGAGGCAGtgtgataaataaacacagtagTCGGTGCAAGTGTTGACCGACACAAACGAGTACCGCAGACCCACACAGCTCACGTGATTAACAGATCAGCTGTGTGGAAAGTTGATCGTAATCTGAACTGCATCAATCCGACACCTTCACTTTCTCACCTAAATGAGACTGTATCAAAGTTCCTCAATCCTAAATAAGTGGGTCAGATTTTCTCagattttctttcctttatgcAGTTTATTGAAACGCCAGATGTGCTCCTTCCTCAGTTGCTTCCAGTATTCATGGCTCTCTGTATCCAGTTCCTGGAGTTTTTTGGGGGGACCAAGATCCAACTCGAACAACCTGGAGACAGCCACAAATGTCACTTTAGACAAAAAGATATCACCAGCTCTAGATATACTGGCACATGTGGTTAGAGTTCACTCATATTTTCAGTGAAGGTTTAAGCTAATTAACCCAATATCTTTActaaaggtgccaataattctggagctgactgtgtaaaatagtcatgtgaaaaaataagtacaccccacagaaattgttggctttattgttaaattacaacaagcaaacatttcatattacagcctaaagatcattaatattttgtaatatacTTTCTAAAATATGCAGcccttttttcttcaaatttaaTCTTCAAGTCTTGCAGATTTCAAAATTTCCCACATTTCTGATGCACACATCAGCCAGTGTAAATGATTTCATTATGTCATGGTATGAGTTACCATGCTGGATATTCCTCTTGGGGTTTCAGTGGTGGATCTTCTCCTTGTTTGTAGATGTTTACTCCCACAGCGTGTGAGGTCAGCCTCACCGGGTCCTTACACACCTCTGGGCCCTTTAGCACATCCTTCACCAtgccttttccttttcctttagcAGCTGGGGAAACATgatcaaacaaaaatacatcCCTAAGGACAACTGGAGAAAATGCTGTGTGTTATGCATGCACCTCTTATGGATATCCTTGTCATtatcatttattacatttcttaTTAAATTGTTAACAGTCAAGTTCATTACCAAATCAACAAAATGCATCTGTAGTGGTTTATATAACATGCATTACTTAATTACTTGCTTCTTATGTATTGTCTGCGAGCCAAGGTCAGGTCTAAGCTATGCACTTGTACCAGGACTTTAGCTAGTTGCCTAATTACCTTGAACATCCgcataaaaatacttttaaaaaatcataccGGCTTTTTTAGCATATCCGCGAATCTGTACGGATTTGTTCACTAAAGCGCAAACACTAAGTCGGGCGTGTGAACTAAACAGATGGAGATTAACTCCGGTTAATCGCTTCAGAACGTTACTGACAGCCATTTTCCTGCACCATGCTGTAAAACACGGACActccttcttcttttgttttaatggcggttggcaaaccaacttaaggtgcattaccgccacctactggactggagtgtgggcagcagATTGGCAGgggaaggaaaataaaataaaaaataaataaaattaaaaaataaataaatacacatactaGATATTCATACTAAGTTACAAAAgtcacttatcccagtattttagatagtttattagggggcggtgcattttcccagatgtttttcccagcaagttctctagtgtcatgttttgcttTCCAATTTGCATCTCTAGTTCAGTTCTTTCCTCCTCAtatcttttgcagtctaacagaatgtgttttaccatctcttgtgtattgcagtgtgtgcagagtccactggggtgttttcctattctgtttAATGCCAGATTTAAGCCAAGATGACCTTTTCTAAGACGCATAATTATCATCTTGATAAAACATCAGcatgatgttttcccagactgtatatttgatagtgcagatagactgtcagaagctatagcgacatcttggttctgatgattttttttccaaccactGCAGTGCCAATAGGACTCCTAATAGTTCTATAGTGTACACTGATAAATGATTGGCTGCTCTTTTTTTGACTGCTACTTCATTTGACTGCTACTTCATAACGAGGAACGAAAAAAGCTGCACCAGTGTGGCCTGTCTCAGGCTGTTTtgactcatctgtatatatgagtaatttatcctgatactggtccatatagttttgaattattatcccctgtggtgctattttagaattctcttttaaaatttgttgtaatcttgtatcTACAGATAGTTTTATGAATCTCCAGGGTGGTACAGATGGTATCGCCAGAATGGGGCTTACTTGTAGCTGACTGAGACCTGCATTTTGTGCCTTTGCATTTCCCAACCATCCAAAACTGTTAAAGTTAGTCCTATAAAACTCTGAGCATTCTTGTACGATGGCTTTCATGGGGTGCACCCTGCTATGACCTTGTAGATTTACCCAATATGCTAGCATGATCTTGACCCTCCTGATACACAACGGCATCTCTCCTGTCTCAACCTGTAATGCAGTCACTGGTGATGATTTAAATGCTCTAGTACAGATCCAGAGTGCTTGTGCTTGTTATACATAGAGCTTTTTAAGATTTGATTGTGATGACGACATATATGCTAGGCAACCATAATCAAAGGCGGCTCTCATAAGCGCCTGATAGATATTTATGAGCGATGCCCTACTTGCTCCCCTGACAGACATCTCAGAACATTAttaatctttttacatttgttcttaATTTTATCAATATGCAGACACCAGGTCAGCTTCTCATCAAAAAGTACTCCTAAAAATCTCACAGCCTTGACCTGTTCAAGATCTAGCTCAAATAATTTAAGTGGTACTGTTTTATGACGTTTAGAAACACATATACCttgtgattttgaaattgatagttTAAATCCCCAGTCATTCACCCACTTTTCTACTTTCCCTATTGCatgctgcattttctttcttaaatattctatatttcGACCCCTAACCCAGAGTGCCCCATCATCCGCATAAAGCAACTTACCTATATTTTCTCCAACCTGATCGAGTATGtcattaatcataatattaaacagtattggGCTACATACACTGCCTTGTGGGGTACCATTTTCCACTGCATATCTATTTGAATACTCTGCTATTCTGCTACTTCTATTGTTCTTCTGTTCAGGAAGTCTAATACCCAATTATATATCTTACCATTTATTCCTAATTTATCAAGTTTAATTAGAAGTCCATCCTTCCAAAGCATATTATATGCTTTTTCAACatcaaaaaatacagcaattacACTTTCTTTGTTAGTTTGAGCTTTCCTAACTTCTGACTCTAGGCATAATACAGAATCCACTGTCCCCCTCCCTTTTATGAAATCCTAACTGATACGGTGAAAGAAGCCCTTTACTTTCTATATAGTGATCTAATCTATCTGTTACCATCCTCTCCATAGTTTTGCCTAACTGTGACGTTAATGCTATGGGTCTGTAGCTTGCTGGGTCTGACGGGTCTTTGCCAGGTTTGAGTATTGGCACTATAACTGCCTGTTTCCATGTTAATGGGATTTTTCCTGTATTCCATACCATATTGAACAGTCTTAATACTACATCAAGTGTGATGTCTCTCATGTGGCCTAACATGTTATAGCATATACTATCTTTCCCTGGTGCCGTTTGCCGTGAATTTGATATGGCTCTTTTCAATTCAAATAGAGTAAATGGCAAGTCCAGCTCTCACCCTGATGTAGTCCTTCTTTCTACTATCCCtggatttcttcttcttcgttcttctttttgtttttaatggcggttggcaaaccactaaaggtgcattaccgccacctactggactggagtgtgggaaGTAGATTTATCCCTGGATTTTGGGCAAGTGTCTGATCTCTATACTGCTTGGCTGTTGAGGATAGATTTTCAGTACTGTGGATCTTCACAAAAGTTTTTACCAAAAGTTCTGCGTTTTCTGCATTGCTAATcgcatttttattattgctgctTAACACTGGTATTTCTACACTGTTTCTTATTCCGCTCATTTTCCTAATTGTTCTCCAAATGTCTGATAGCTGGGTTTCTCTTCCAATTTTATTGCAGAATTGTCTCCAATATAcactgtcgtggaaattagacaacactcgcagactcgtcctcttaaggtaaaaagttttattacagaaagatggtcaatacaggatagaataatgagagcactGTAAAgagcttgtgctgaaccactaccatatatatgaaacgcagagcatgacacacttctgtgtaccaataagaagcagtttgaggcagttcaaacaggctttgttttagggacTTAGAAGATttgcagacgaaccttgaacagaagaacatgtttgtgtctctgtaagcagatcaactttctgtactgatctcagtgacatgacatggccttcttaggtgtTATCTTCAGATGaacatgagcagaaaaaaaattattacaaagtaaaaattaataatttccctcacatttctcccattttatcattacaaaatatgataactaaaattaacagagaaattactacgctgtgaatacatcagaacttcagaatcctttcacaGTTCAACTGAATTAATCAtgaaacagacataatgaaggcgctaaggctgtttttgcggatataaagtatcctgtaGTCAAGCAAGCTTATTTTATGGTGAAATGAGAATCGTCAtggtcaaaggaatatttacaataggtgtGAAATGGATGTCAGTGGGTCGTCATCGTCGGTGTCACTGGGAGAATCTGATACCCAGTCAGGTTTAGAatacaagtcaggttggtcatcatagggatcgtactcagtctttgtcaacatcagcgtttggtcattagtgatttcaacgAGCGTGAGAAACTGCTCCGAACGAGAGAAACAATAAaaggcaaaatgagcaagacaagaagaatGATTGCACCTTGTAGACAGACAGTTAATATCCACAAGCCCTATCCCCCGAGTACTGAGTTTGGAGTGTTGCGTATGCAGACCGCATGTGCTCAATGATAGAATACCCATTATGTGTCTGCGTGACGTTGTGCGGGTAGCACTGTTGGCAATGATTCTTCTGGCGAAAGGCGATACAGAACGATTTACAGAGGCGGCCAATATCTTGGCATACAGGCtttaactactaattgtcgtccaatctgcagcaatagtctGTCACTATCTGTTTCCTTTGTGTTAgactttctcttttcctttttccccccccgTTTTCTCGATCGTACGGTGTTCCATACACTCCTGTCTCTCCCGCCATCTTCTTCAAATCCCTCCTTGTCACTTCCTTCTGCCGTCTCCCAAACTCGCCAAAAACATGGACACGTGACCAGAGCACTTCCGTAATCGGGATGCACAGTGTTAAAGTCGCTAAAGTGGATTGGCTAATATAACTGTTAATGTGTATGATACTGAAGTCTAGatagagtacatgatataaacTTATTTTCTGTATAGCACTATCAAAATACAAATTATTTAAAGAGGAAATTACTAGCACGTCACACTCCTTCCGCTAAGGATACAAACTTCcggcttgttttgttttgtttctagaAAAGTCAGCAAGATGGCGGAATATTCGGCTGTTCAGAAAGGGTCATTAAAACTCAAAGGAATTGGAAATATTTCAGCTGGTAAAAAGTACGTATTTTGTTTCActgtctaaataaaataatgaaaaatgtgattttgtttgtttaactagCCAGGCTCTTGGCCTTGTTGCTAATGAGCTACGTGTTAAGCTGATAGCTTAGCTAACCTAGCTAAATCCTAATTCTTTCTTATTAATTTGTTATATAAGTGAactatataaattataatgGATTTTTAAGCTTGTATACACTCAAGGTGTAGCGTTTTTAAGATGGGAGCCCTTTTGATGCGGTCAGCTAACTCTGCTAACGCAGTGTTGTTTTTAGCCGGAATTAGCTAGACGTTACTGTTAGTTAtgtgaggaataacacactctgtgtcgtgctgttataggaaaataattaacgtCAGGgtagtgtgatgaagtggagtaaCTGTTAacaccccgaagttgattattattCCCCAACAGCGcgtcctgcagtgttttattcctcttacaccacggGAATTTGTCaacgattaaaaaaatgtattaaggAATGACACGTCAtaatttttatccgtttatagttacatgtaatgttatgCAATGTCTTTAAgccaagttaattcctgttttcacttacattataacagctataaaaacAGTGGCCTGTTTTTTGCAGTTTTGAAGATAAAAcatgtagcttgtcatgttactgagaaaccgcagaAGGAAAATCCTCTGTTCTCATTCTTTTCTTTGGTGAAAAACTGTTTCCCAACCTGGGAAAGTGTTCATGATAGAAGAGTGTacaaactacattttttttgtcttttaaactTCGAGAGGCTGGTGAAAATAACCGGTAATAACTGCTGTATGTGATTACAGGATCTTCTTTCATGGACACACTACTAGctctgcaacaactaatcgataaaatggatactaatcgattatgaaaatcgttgtcaacgaatctcattatcgattagttggtctgcgcgcggcacggtgtgcgtttactcattacgttacttctgttccgaaaacacgctttggagagtaaatactaaaattgtgtcccaaatgaagtacaaCACACTTACACAATTCTAAACTTCACacatgtactctaccgtctagtgtgtgaagtttagaaaggtaatatggTCTCAAAAGGAACacaagtgttttttgttttttttactaaacggaagtataagccgcttcctagtcgacggtgCATGACGTCATGCGCACGTAACGtgatgccgctagctttagcagatacccagagtcaccgacggtgactttcttcagtttactgtttgtcagtgttaatttttataaaaagtaatgcgtAAATACTATTATAGAATATATCGATGAATCGAAAAATAagcggccaactaatcgattatgaaaataatcattagctgCAGCCTTACACTctacaacattacatgtaactaaaATCCGATAAAATGAATGGCCTGTGctttgttaataaattaaaaaaaaaaaaaaaaaacttgtcatcACTGGCATTGCAATAATCATTAATAAACTTTAGAGTGGTAATAGTAACTcaacttcatcacaccacccggCCTCTGATTTTATTATCTATACCAGCATGACCTCAAGTGTTCTATTCCTGACTTAGTATAAcgtatttttttctgtcatttaaacaggaagaagaagaaggacaagGAGACAAAGCGTTTGGAAAAACAGGTGCTGACCACTTCAACAGAGGAGGAAACGACCAAGAAGGCTTATGTTGATAAAAGAACACCAGCTCAAATCGCCTTTGACAAAATCCAGGAGAAAAGAGTATGTACATTTTTGTGTGGACTTTTTAAACATTGTAAATAGCCATATactttgtggtgttttttaaaagaaaaacagatgtaGTTGGTCTCATAATGTGGTGCTGGGCTAAATCTCAAATTACTCCATGCTCCCTGTTGCAGTGCACTATCTAGGGTGCAATTGTGTGATCtggggctgcaacaactaatggACATAATCAATAGAATTCAGTAGTAAAAATAGTAGCTCATGATATTCCATTAGTTACAGCACCATGTTGTTCCACACTGTTTGGTGAAAAAGCACTGAAACTCTTAGTGTCTCATTGGATGAGTGCTAAAATGAGAACTTGCAGTACTACTAGCCCTTTTAGTTATGTTTGGACACCTTCTCAAGAAAATGCTGTTGTTTTAATAATATGTAATTAATATTATGAACCAgctgtttttttaattctcttttCTTCCCTGCTCACTTTTTCAGCAAATCGAAAGAATTTTGAACAAAGCTTCCAAGACACACAAGCGCAGAGTTGAGGTAAGAGTTTGTTCTTATTGTCTATATTCCTCTGTTACATCCACTCTCCTGCATTTCTTCTGTCTACATGCTCTGTCTGCTTTGAATTGCCTGCATGTCGTAGTCAAATATGTCCTGAACAGTGTTGCCACCTTTATTGCTTGATTTGGCAATCATTTTATtgacaaatctagtgactttgTGAGTAGATGTTAGCGAATGACCTGCA contains:
- the mrpl54 gene encoding 39S ribosomal protein L54, mitochondrial, with amino-acid sequence MHLKLVCQPPLKQKKKECPCFTAWCRKMAVSNVLKRLTGVNLHLFSSHARLSVCALVNKSVQIRGYAKKAAAKGKGKGMVKDVLKGPEVCKDPVRLTSHAVGVNIYKQGEDPPLKPQEEYPAWLFELDLGPPKKLQELDTESHEYWKQLRKEHIWRFNKLHKGKKI
- the fam32a gene encoding protein FAM32A-like, which translates into the protein MAEYSAVQKGSLKLKGIGNISAGKKKKKKDKETKRLEKQVLTTSTEEETTKKAYVDKRTPAQIAFDKIQEKRQIERILNKASKTHKRRVEEFNRHLDTLTEHYDIPKVSWTK